The following are encoded together in the Lathyrus oleraceus cultivar Zhongwan6 chromosome 3, CAAS_Psat_ZW6_1.0, whole genome shotgun sequence genome:
- the LOC127129552 gene encoding uncharacterized protein LOC127129552 yields MKLGMLKLMSGILEEIGEGQRSDLSLIDCLALIDQSNGCDFRVDENGVMMFRDRIYISDVPEATRSILEKGHRSGLSIHPDLPKTSKGCDSIWVIVDRLTKSTHFVPMRINYPLQKLDGLYIDEIVKLHGNPSNIMSDRDPIFTSRFWESLQATLGTKLKLSSSYLT; encoded by the exons atgaagttgggtatgttgaagctgaTGAGTGGTATCCTTGAAGAGATCGGAGAAGGTCAGAGATCTGATTTGAGTTTGATAGATTGTCTCGCATTAATCGACCAAAGTAATGGATGTGATTTCcgagttgatgaaaatggtgtgATGATGTTCAGAGATAGAATTTATATTTCTGATGTACCCGAAGCTACGAGGAGTATTCTTGAGAAGGGTCACAGAAGTGGattaagtattcatcctg ATTTACCAAAGACTTCAAAGGGATGcgattcaatttgggtgattgtggatagattgaccAAATCGACTCATTTTGTACCGATGAGGATCAATTATCCTTTGCAGAAGCTAGATGGATTGTATATTGATGAGATTGTGAAGCTGCATGGTAATCCTTCAAATATTATGTCAGATAGAGATCCGATATTTACATCAAGGTTTTGGGAGAGTCTGCAGGCTACTTTGGGTACTAAGCTAAAGTTAAGTTCTTCTTATCTTACGTAG